The following are from one region of the Myxococcus stipitatus genome:
- a CDS encoding type I polyketide synthase, translating into MSAQDGYGDLMKRALLKLQEAQAQLDANARERHEGIAIVGMGCRFPGGASSPDRYWRLLREGRETLSDVPSDRWDADAFFHPDPDRPGAIYCRRGSFLESIDQFEPRFFGISPREAARMDPQHRLLLEVAWEALEGSGRDPATLHGSRTGVFVGMMGQDYTQLATSAPELIDAHTGAGNSASVAAGRLAYTFGFQGPCLTLDTACSSSLVAVHLAVRSLRQHEVDFALAGGVNIVLSPVATLIESRAHMLAPDGRCKAFDAAADGMGRGEGCGVLVLRRLSDALADADPIIAVIRGSAVNQDGRTSGLTVPNGLAQQEVMRQALRDARVEPTLVGYVEAHGTGTALGDPIELEALGAIYGDRSVRDLPLMVGSVKTNLGHLEGAAGIAGLMKAALCLANGEVPPHLHLRTPTPHVDWGRLFIDIPTTCRPWDGPPSRFAAVSSFGFSGTNAHLVLESAPTREAVARGPERPLQLLTLSARSEGSLRRLADRFADLLLEQRDLHLPDVCHTTHVGRSGMEDRVAVVAESAPEMASALRDFGRGAPATQGSWVRGQRTTGGPRVAWLFTGQGAQYVGMGRELFDTEPGFREELLRFEALLRPHLDRPLTQLLFQSEDGALHETRYTQPALVALELAVAGLLRAWGLQADAVLGHSVGEYAAAIFAGVLTPEEGLPLVAERARLMQSLPERGAMLAILADEARVLQVLEGHEQVSVAALNGPRNTVVSGAESAIEAIASRLARDGVRSQRLQVSHAFHSPLMRPMVAGFEALASRVQPRAPRIPLITNHDGAEAGADFALPAYWARHVLAPVQFEAGIRTLLGRGIRTFLEVGPKPVLTGLARDVAGGDDVAWLETLHPRRSDHSGLLRTVGELYVRGAAVEWTRFDGAGRARLSLPTYPFERQRHWLDVPAPWTRSGRRGTEHPLLGARWDSPGLKEGTVVFSTELDARSLSLLSDHRVFGRPVVPIAAFVEMAVSAATRVSGSEAVSLESLAVHQPLVLSEQHSHVVQTLLERDPEAGLVCRVVSREGARVGGGAGAAGAWSTHLTCRVKTPTASPPRVELEDWRRRCATLVDVERFSASVRERGLEYGPSLRGLLSLHRGEGMALSTCEVEGDEGFHAHPALLDACLRTAAAISPLLPEGGLLLPVSFQRVEVFRPFPVRLWAHATQRGADAATGLPITDLTLVDEHGVVVAALTGLSVRRAEREVLLRAVDGGWHDWLYRVAWARLPDGEPRLPKGEHWWVFHDEGGVGAAVAALLSKQGARVTSVRRGAAFDDGASGIHLDPTCPAHFEQLCERARAAPPHGVMYLWGLEGEPEETPSLEVLAAAQVPGCVGALHLAQALLRTLGSALPRWVMATRATQRVAADAGGPRVTQAPLWGFGQALATEAPELRCLRIDLPAEPGASDLQALLAACSLPEQEGQVAIRNGAAWGARLERVRLRASPTRRATFSPEASYLVTGGLGGLGARLAARLVERGARHLVLMGRNPPSEETRGLLSLLEARGARVRVVLADVCSEHAVAQVLADSGGAPPVRGIFHAAGTLRDATLGRQSMEGLREVLAPKVLGAWNLHRLSAGLSLDFFVCFSSAASLLGAPGQANYVAANAFLDALAHLRHAQGLPALTLDWGSWDEVGMAARLNGPEGVSPGAAGFGRIPVEQGLDVLERLLGEDLVQLGVMPVDWTLLGARWAGLARQALVQDLVTTDARAPRQADFRARLERAAPHQRYSLLRQHVASLVARTLGLPESERLAGDERLFDLGFDSLLAVELKNRLATSLGRSLRSTLVFDFPSVEGLVGHLATELGLLAAARPEEAAVAPAAREVLTAQIQGLSEQELTSLIDHELESALAR; encoded by the coding sequence ATGTCCGCCCAGGACGGCTACGGAGACTTGATGAAGCGGGCGCTCCTGAAGCTCCAGGAGGCGCAGGCCCAGCTCGACGCCAACGCGCGCGAGCGGCACGAGGGCATCGCCATCGTCGGCATGGGCTGTCGCTTCCCGGGCGGCGCCTCGTCTCCCGACCGCTACTGGCGACTGTTGCGCGAGGGACGAGAGACGCTCAGCGACGTCCCCTCGGACCGCTGGGACGCCGACGCGTTCTTCCATCCCGACCCGGATCGCCCCGGCGCCATCTACTGCCGGCGCGGCAGCTTCCTGGAGTCCATCGACCAGTTCGAGCCGAGGTTCTTCGGCATCTCTCCCCGGGAAGCGGCGCGGATGGACCCGCAGCACCGGCTGTTGCTGGAGGTCGCCTGGGAGGCGCTGGAGGGCTCGGGGAGGGATCCGGCCACGCTGCATGGGAGCAGGACGGGCGTGTTCGTCGGGATGATGGGGCAGGACTACACGCAGCTCGCCACCAGCGCTCCGGAGCTCATCGACGCGCACACGGGCGCGGGCAACAGCGCGAGCGTCGCGGCGGGACGGCTGGCGTACACGTTCGGTTTCCAGGGACCCTGCCTCACGCTCGACACGGCGTGCTCCTCGTCGTTGGTCGCCGTGCACCTCGCCGTGCGGAGCCTCCGACAGCACGAGGTCGACTTCGCGCTCGCCGGTGGGGTGAACATCGTCCTGTCTCCCGTGGCGACCCTCATCGAGTCGCGCGCCCACATGCTCGCTCCGGACGGACGCTGCAAGGCCTTCGACGCGGCGGCGGATGGGATGGGGCGAGGAGAGGGCTGTGGCGTCCTCGTCCTGCGGCGGCTGTCGGACGCGCTCGCGGACGCAGACCCCATCATCGCGGTGATTCGAGGCTCGGCCGTCAACCAGGACGGGCGCACCAGCGGACTGACGGTGCCCAACGGCCTCGCGCAGCAAGAGGTCATGCGCCAGGCGCTGCGCGACGCCCGGGTCGAGCCCACGCTCGTGGGGTATGTCGAGGCTCACGGCACCGGCACCGCGCTCGGTGACCCCATCGAGCTGGAGGCGCTCGGGGCCATCTACGGCGACCGGAGCGTGAGGGACCTCCCGCTGATGGTGGGCTCGGTGAAGACGAACCTGGGCCACCTGGAAGGCGCGGCGGGAATCGCGGGGCTGATGAAGGCGGCCCTCTGTCTGGCCAACGGAGAAGTGCCTCCGCACCTCCACCTGCGCACGCCCACGCCGCATGTCGACTGGGGCCGGCTGTTCATCGACATCCCCACCACGTGCCGCCCCTGGGACGGACCGCCGTCGCGCTTCGCCGCGGTGAGCTCATTCGGCTTCTCGGGGACGAACGCGCACCTCGTCCTCGAGTCCGCGCCAACGCGGGAGGCCGTGGCGCGAGGCCCCGAGCGTCCCCTCCAACTGCTGACCCTCTCGGCGCGGTCCGAGGGCAGCCTGCGTCGGTTGGCGGACCGGTTCGCGGACCTGCTCCTCGAGCAACGAGACCTCCACCTCCCCGACGTCTGTCACACGACGCACGTGGGGCGCTCGGGGATGGAGGACCGGGTGGCCGTCGTCGCGGAGAGTGCTCCGGAGATGGCGAGCGCCCTCCGGGACTTCGGCCGGGGAGCCCCGGCCACGCAGGGGAGCTGGGTCCGAGGCCAGCGCACGACGGGAGGCCCCCGCGTCGCGTGGCTCTTCACGGGGCAGGGGGCCCAGTACGTGGGCATGGGGCGCGAGCTGTTCGACACCGAGCCCGGGTTTCGCGAGGAGCTCCTCCGCTTCGAGGCCCTGCTGCGCCCCCACCTCGACCGTCCGCTCACTCAGCTGCTCTTCCAGTCCGAGGACGGCGCGTTGCACGAGACGCGTTACACGCAACCCGCGCTGGTGGCGCTCGAACTGGCGGTGGCGGGACTGTTGCGCGCCTGGGGACTCCAGGCGGACGCGGTGCTGGGGCACAGCGTGGGGGAGTACGCGGCGGCCATCTTCGCGGGCGTCCTGACGCCGGAGGAAGGACTGCCCCTCGTCGCCGAGCGCGCGCGGTTGATGCAGTCCCTGCCGGAGCGGGGGGCGATGCTGGCGATCCTCGCCGACGAGGCCCGCGTGCTCCAGGTCCTCGAGGGGCACGAACAGGTGTCCGTGGCCGCGCTGAACGGTCCCAGGAACACCGTGGTCTCCGGCGCGGAGTCCGCCATCGAGGCCATCGCCAGTCGCCTGGCGCGTGACGGCGTGCGGTCCCAGCGGCTCCAGGTCTCCCATGCGTTCCATTCGCCGTTGATGCGGCCGATGGTCGCCGGGTTCGAGGCGCTGGCCTCACGGGTCCAGCCCCGGGCGCCGCGAATCCCGCTCATCACCAACCACGACGGCGCGGAGGCGGGCGCGGACTTCGCGCTCCCGGCGTATTGGGCGCGCCATGTCCTCGCGCCGGTGCAATTCGAGGCGGGGATCCGCACGCTCCTGGGGCGTGGCATCCGGACGTTCCTGGAGGTGGGGCCGAAGCCCGTCCTCACCGGGCTGGCGCGTGACGTGGCGGGGGGCGATGACGTCGCGTGGTTGGAGACGCTGCACCCACGTCGCTCCGACCACTCGGGGCTGCTCCGGACGGTCGGCGAACTCTATGTCCGTGGCGCGGCGGTGGAGTGGACGCGCTTCGATGGGGCAGGGCGCGCGCGTCTCTCGCTGCCGACCTATCCGTTCGAGCGGCAGCGGCACTGGCTCGACGTCCCGGCGCCCTGGACGCGCTCGGGGCGGCGCGGAACGGAGCATCCGCTCCTGGGCGCGCGCTGGGACTCTCCGGGATTGAAGGAGGGGACCGTCGTCTTCTCCACGGAGCTGGATGCCCGGAGCCTGTCGCTCCTGTCGGACCACCGTGTGTTCGGCAGGCCCGTGGTGCCCATCGCCGCCTTCGTGGAGATGGCGGTCTCGGCGGCGACCCGCGTCTCGGGCTCGGAGGCCGTGTCCTTGGAGTCCCTGGCGGTGCATCAGCCGCTGGTGTTGTCCGAACAGCACTCCCATGTCGTGCAGACCCTGCTGGAGCGGGACCCGGAAGCGGGGCTCGTCTGCAGGGTGGTGAGCCGCGAGGGCGCACGCGTGGGTGGAGGCGCGGGGGCCGCCGGTGCGTGGAGCACGCATCTCACCTGCCGCGTGAAGACGCCGACGGCGTCACCGCCGCGCGTCGAACTCGAGGACTGGCGGCGGCGATGCGCCACGCTCGTCGACGTGGAGCGCTTCTCCGCGTCGGTGCGCGAGCGGGGACTCGAATACGGTCCCTCGCTTCGAGGGCTGCTGTCGCTCCACCGGGGAGAGGGGATGGCGCTCTCCACCTGTGAGGTCGAAGGAGACGAGGGCTTCCACGCGCATCCCGCCCTGCTCGATGCGTGTCTGCGGACGGCCGCCGCCATCTCCCCCCTTCTCCCGGAGGGAGGGTTGCTGCTCCCCGTGTCGTTCCAGCGGGTCGAGGTGTTCCGTCCGTTCCCGGTCCGCCTCTGGGCGCATGCCACCCAGCGCGGGGCCGACGCCGCGACGGGGCTGCCCATCACGGACCTGACGCTGGTGGATGAGCACGGCGTCGTCGTCGCGGCGCTCACGGGGCTCTCGGTGCGCAGGGCGGAGCGGGAGGTCCTGCTTCGAGCGGTCGATGGTGGCTGGCACGACTGGCTCTATCGCGTCGCGTGGGCGCGGCTCCCCGACGGCGAACCCCGGCTCCCGAAGGGGGAGCACTGGTGGGTCTTCCACGATGAGGGTGGGGTGGGCGCGGCCGTCGCTGCCCTGTTGTCGAAGCAGGGCGCCCGCGTCACCTCGGTGCGACGCGGCGCTGCCTTCGACGACGGCGCCTCGGGGATCCACCTCGACCCCACGTGCCCCGCGCACTTCGAGCAGTTGTGCGAGCGCGCCAGGGCCGCTCCGCCGCACGGGGTGATGTATCTGTGGGGCCTGGAGGGCGAGCCGGAGGAGACACCCTCGTTGGAGGTGCTCGCGGCGGCGCAGGTTCCGGGCTGCGTGGGGGCGTTGCACCTCGCCCAGGCCCTGTTGCGGACGCTGGGCTCCGCTCTGCCCAGGTGGGTGATGGCCACGCGGGCCACCCAGCGCGTGGCCGCGGACGCCGGGGGCCCGCGCGTCACGCAGGCCCCTCTCTGGGGCTTCGGACAGGCGCTCGCGACGGAGGCGCCGGAGCTTCGGTGTCTGCGGATCGACCTCCCCGCGGAGCCCGGTGCCAGCGACCTCCAGGCGCTCCTCGCGGCCTGCTCGCTTCCGGAGCAGGAAGGACAGGTCGCCATCCGGAATGGCGCGGCCTGGGGCGCCCGCCTGGAGCGGGTGCGCCTGCGCGCGTCGCCCACGCGGAGGGCGACGTTCTCACCCGAGGCGTCCTATCTCGTCACCGGTGGACTCGGTGGCCTGGGAGCACGGCTCGCCGCGAGGCTCGTGGAACGTGGAGCGCGGCACCTCGTCCTCATGGGCAGGAACCCTCCGTCGGAAGAGACACGCGGGCTGCTCTCCCTCCTCGAGGCCCGGGGCGCCAGGGTTCGTGTCGTGCTCGCGGACGTCTGCTCCGAGCACGCCGTCGCGCAGGTGCTCGCCGATTCGGGAGGCGCGCCTCCCGTGCGCGGCATCTTCCACGCAGCGGGGACTCTGCGAGATGCCACGCTGGGCCGTCAGTCGATGGAGGGGCTTCGCGAGGTGCTCGCGCCCAAGGTCCTGGGCGCGTGGAACCTGCACCGGCTCAGCGCGGGCCTGTCGCTCGACTTCTTCGTCTGCTTCTCCTCGGCCGCGTCGCTGCTCGGAGCGCCGGGGCAGGCGAACTACGTCGCGGCGAATGCCTTCCTCGACGCGCTGGCCCACCTGCGCCATGCGCAGGGGCTGCCCGCGCTGACGCTCGACTGGGGTTCCTGGGACGAGGTCGGCATGGCCGCGCGGCTGAATGGCCCGGAGGGAGTGTCCCCGGGCGCCGCGGGCTTCGGACGCATCCCAGTCGAGCAGGGGTTGGATGTCCTCGAGCGGCTCCTGGGGGAGGACCTCGTCCAGCTCGGTGTGATGCCCGTCGACTGGACGCTCCTGGGGGCACGGTGGGCGGGACTGGCGCGGCAGGCCCTGGTCCAGGACCTGGTGACGACCGACGCGCGAGCGCCCCGTCAGGCGGACTTCCGAGCGCGGCTGGAGCGGGCCGCGCCCCACCAGCGGTACTCGCTGTTGCGCCAGCATGTCGCCAGCCTCGTGGCGAGGACCCTGGGGCTGCCCGAATCCGAGCGACTCGCTGGCGACGAGCGTCTGTTCGACCTCGGCTTCGACTCGCTCCTGGCCGTGGAGCTCAAGAACCGGCTGGCCACCAGCCTCGGGCGAAGCCTGCGCTCCACCCTGGTCTTCGACTTCCCCTCGGTCGAGGGGCTCGTCGGACATCTCGCGACGGAGCTGGGGTTGCTCGCGGCCGCGCGGCCCGAGGAGGCCGCCGTGGCGCCCGCCGCGCGGGAGGTCCTGACCGCGCAGATTCAAGGGCTGTCCGAGCAGGAGCTGACGTCACTCATCGACCATGAACTGGAGAGCGCGCTGGCCCGCTGA
- a CDS encoding type I polyketide synthase, protein MAKLSSRISELPAVKLAYLASQLRARRDVLAAEPIAVVGMSCRFPGGGDGPEGFWELLKSGGDATREVPRERWNIDELYDPTPGTKGKLYTRRGAFIDGVDLFEPTFFGIPPRDAKDMDPQQRLLLEECWRALERAGIPPSGLTGSRTGVFVGLMHNDYNVLGFSAGVEMQSASLNYPSMAAGRIAHTLGLQGPALTVDTACSSSATALHLACQSLRNDESDLALVGGVSLSLSPISMMFECENRMLSADGRCKTFDASADGFARGEGCGVVVLVRLSDALARGDTILGLIRGSALNHDGRSSALMVPNGRAQERVIRMALESCGVESEQVGYVEAHGTGTMLGDPIEMEALRGVFGRKATRQSPLFVGSVKTNIGHLEAAAGIAGLFKVLLSLRNEAIPAHLHLSRPNPNIRWDDLPAEVPTELKPWPRGERRRFAGLSSFGFSGTNVHLVIEEAPEVSRPPAERQRPVHLLSLSARTEAALVALVERHEAALPDEAQALGDWCFTANAGRSHFEHRVAVTGATTAELRASLAGLRAEWPRSQKEPRRGTERPRPVFLFTGQGALRPGCGRELFETWPVFREALLRCSDATSALLDHRLEDVLFGAESGMLLQDARFAQPALVALEYALSELWASWGIVPGAVLGHSLGEYAAAVVAGIVSIEDALRLVVARGRLIQDSPGEGAMLAVPAPLSAIAPVVAQVSHAVSIAALNGPEELVLSGEALVLREVARELEAKGIPSKALAVSHAFHSPLMDPVFAAFEASFSGVALSTPRLLYVSALEGLPVTEAVTRPTYWCRHLREPVRFADALEHLRGLPFRTYVEVGPAPVLSGLGLRGTSDSEEWAWLPSLRQGMGETAQLLESLGRLYVRGFEVDWRAFDAPFERRVTCLPTYPFRRERYWIDAEPAGGKHVKPARSESWAASHPLVGVPLSIAGSREHRFTTYVGEHTPDFLSEHRVFGSVVLPAALQVEMALAAAHTVTPGERSWTLTDLELERPLGLEEGEARELQLALSPEPGGALGFELHAREAGSGAGWARLTKGHVAPGKAPPPRVDLERELLAACSAPRPAESFYALMARHGIEYGPSFQLIETLRFGGDACVAQLRLPDRQVIGMEVYRLHPLILDACFQTAAALFMEAAQASTEHRQRVPIAIERLRWFEQPGSRVWVHARRTGDAPASSEVLKIDLRILGETGNVVADIEGLLLKRVDLRTPMAASLESSRELLFELAWRELEPRPPSPSRGPVAERWLLVEAEEGAAAELEACVRGRHGEVMTVTTVPGAAFERTGPERVRLDAEDPASFSRLLQLSREEGATPTRVVWLSGREEGATEDLARACERATTGVLHLVQAMAREDWRARPSLWLLTRAAVAAVPGDGVEGLASSTAWGLGRAVAIEHPELGCRVLDLDAGATLDTIFDRLVQASSENVLAVRSGSLFGARLVRATGAPARATPPRIHADATYLVTGGLGALGLATASWLVDLGARHLVLVGRSEPTPAVRARLESLRERGCDIHLARVDVARPEQVEGLVEDIGERGPPLRGVFHVAGVLEDGVLVNQDRERLARVLAPKVRGAWNLHRATVGIPLDLFVMYSSAASLVGVAGQANYVAANSFLDSLAHHRHARGLHALSVDWGRWSGEGMAEKARASGPSGTAASLPPGKALQVLEALLARDLAQVGVVPFDADPGAAVSPGHGPLFSELAARGPTSPGGAERMQALLGEFSRSDHARRRALLSHYVEGRLGTLLGFTPGHEVLRSRVSLNELGLDSLRAVELKNRMGRELGVDLPMSRFIDGTGIDGIVEALHAQLELSELLTRAPAPTSEMEIEELTL, encoded by the coding sequence ATGGCGAAACTATCGTCCCGCATCTCCGAGTTGCCCGCCGTCAAGCTCGCGTACCTCGCGAGCCAGCTCCGCGCCCGACGCGACGTCCTGGCCGCGGAGCCCATCGCCGTGGTCGGCATGTCCTGCCGGTTTCCTGGGGGCGGGGACGGGCCGGAGGGGTTCTGGGAGCTGCTGAAGTCCGGTGGCGACGCCACCCGCGAGGTGCCTCGCGAGCGGTGGAACATCGACGAACTCTACGACCCGACACCGGGCACGAAGGGGAAGCTGTACACCCGCCGGGGCGCGTTCATCGACGGGGTCGACCTCTTCGAGCCGACGTTCTTCGGCATCCCTCCGCGCGACGCGAAGGACATGGACCCGCAGCAGCGGCTGCTGCTCGAGGAGTGCTGGCGAGCGCTGGAGCGCGCGGGCATTCCGCCATCGGGACTGACGGGCAGCCGCACGGGCGTCTTCGTGGGGCTGATGCACAACGACTACAACGTGCTCGGCTTCAGCGCCGGGGTGGAGATGCAATCCGCCTCGCTCAACTACCCGTCCATGGCGGCGGGGCGCATCGCCCACACCCTCGGACTCCAGGGCCCGGCGCTCACCGTGGACACGGCCTGCTCGTCGTCGGCGACGGCGCTCCACCTGGCATGCCAGAGCCTGCGCAACGACGAGAGCGACCTGGCCCTGGTGGGGGGCGTCAGCCTGAGCCTGTCGCCCATCTCGATGATGTTCGAGTGCGAGAACCGGATGCTGTCCGCGGACGGGCGCTGCAAGACGTTCGACGCGTCCGCGGATGGCTTCGCGCGAGGCGAGGGCTGCGGCGTCGTCGTGCTGGTGCGCCTGTCGGACGCGCTCGCGCGGGGGGACACCATCCTCGGGCTCATCCGGGGCTCGGCGCTCAACCACGACGGCCGCAGCAGCGCGTTGATGGTGCCCAACGGCCGCGCCCAGGAGCGCGTCATCCGGATGGCGCTGGAGAGCTGTGGCGTGGAGTCCGAGCAGGTCGGCTATGTCGAGGCCCACGGGACGGGGACCATGTTGGGGGACCCCATCGAGATGGAGGCCCTGCGCGGGGTGTTCGGCCGAAAGGCCACGCGCCAGTCCCCCCTGTTCGTGGGCTCCGTGAAGACGAACATCGGTCACCTGGAGGCCGCCGCGGGCATCGCGGGGCTCTTCAAGGTGCTGCTCTCCCTTCGCAACGAGGCCATCCCCGCGCACCTGCACCTGTCGCGCCCCAACCCCAACATCCGCTGGGACGACCTGCCGGCGGAGGTGCCCACCGAGTTGAAGCCCTGGCCCCGGGGGGAGCGGCGGCGCTTCGCGGGGCTGAGCAGCTTCGGCTTCAGTGGCACCAACGTCCACCTCGTCATCGAGGAGGCCCCGGAGGTCTCCCGGCCACCCGCGGAGCGCCAGCGCCCCGTGCACCTGTTGAGCCTGTCGGCCAGGACGGAGGCGGCGCTCGTGGCGCTCGTGGAGCGCCATGAGGCCGCGCTGCCGGACGAGGCTCAGGCGCTCGGGGACTGGTGCTTCACCGCCAACGCGGGACGCTCGCACTTCGAGCACCGCGTCGCGGTGACGGGCGCCACGACGGCGGAGCTGCGGGCGTCGCTGGCCGGACTTCGCGCCGAATGGCCCCGCTCCCAGAAGGAGCCGAGGCGCGGGACGGAGCGCCCCAGGCCTGTGTTCCTCTTCACCGGACAGGGCGCGCTGCGTCCGGGGTGCGGCCGCGAGCTCTTCGAGACGTGGCCGGTGTTCCGAGAGGCGCTCCTGCGCTGCTCGGACGCCACGTCGGCGCTCCTCGACCACCGCCTGGAGGACGTGTTGTTCGGCGCGGAGTCGGGGATGCTGCTCCAGGACGCGCGCTTCGCGCAGCCCGCGCTGGTGGCGTTGGAGTACGCGCTCTCGGAGCTGTGGGCCTCATGGGGAATCGTCCCGGGCGCGGTGCTCGGACACAGCCTGGGCGAATACGCGGCCGCGGTGGTCGCGGGCATTGTCTCCATCGAGGACGCGCTCCGGTTGGTCGTCGCCAGGGGGCGGCTCATCCAGGACTCTCCGGGCGAGGGCGCCATGCTGGCGGTCCCCGCGCCGCTGTCGGCCATCGCCCCGGTGGTCGCGCAGGTCTCCCATGCCGTCTCCATCGCGGCGCTCAATGGTCCGGAGGAGCTGGTGCTCTCCGGCGAGGCGCTCGTCCTGCGGGAGGTCGCGCGCGAGCTCGAGGCGAAGGGCATCCCCAGCAAGGCCCTGGCGGTGTCTCACGCCTTCCATTCGCCGCTCATGGACCCGGTCTTCGCGGCCTTCGAGGCCAGCTTCTCGGGCGTCGCGCTGTCCACGCCGCGCCTGCTCTACGTGTCCGCCCTCGAGGGACTGCCGGTGACCGAGGCGGTGACCCGGCCCACGTACTGGTGTCGGCATCTGCGCGAGCCGGTCCGCTTCGCCGACGCGCTGGAGCATCTCCGGGGGTTGCCGTTCCGGACCTACGTGGAGGTGGGGCCCGCGCCGGTGCTGTCGGGCCTGGGGTTGCGCGGCACGAGCGACTCGGAGGAGTGGGCGTGGCTGCCGAGCCTCCGGCAGGGAATGGGCGAGACGGCCCAGCTCCTCGAATCCCTGGGGCGCCTGTACGTGCGCGGCTTCGAGGTCGACTGGCGCGCGTTCGATGCGCCCTTCGAGCGGCGCGTCACGTGCCTGCCGACCTATCCCTTCCGACGCGAGCGCTATTGGATCGACGCGGAGCCGGCGGGGGGAAAGCACGTGAAGCCGGCGCGGTCCGAATCGTGGGCGGCATCCCATCCGCTGGTGGGGGTCCCCCTCTCCATCGCGGGTTCGAGGGAACACCGCTTCACGACCTACGTGGGTGAACACACGCCGGACTTCCTGTCCGAGCATCGGGTCTTCGGCTCGGTGGTGCTGCCGGCAGCCCTCCAGGTGGAGATGGCGCTGGCCGCCGCGCACACCGTGACGCCGGGGGAGCGGTCATGGACCCTGACGGACCTGGAGTTGGAGCGGCCCCTGGGGCTGGAGGAGGGTGAGGCCCGCGAGCTCCAGCTGGCGCTCTCTCCCGAGCCAGGAGGGGCGTTGGGCTTCGAGCTCCATGCGCGCGAGGCCGGCTCCGGGGCCGGGTGGGCGCGTCTGACGAAGGGACACGTCGCGCCCGGCAAGGCGCCCCCGCCGAGGGTGGACCTCGAGAGGGAGCTGCTCGCCGCCTGTTCGGCTCCGCGTCCGGCCGAGTCGTTCTACGCGCTGATGGCCCGGCACGGCATCGAGTACGGCCCGTCGTTCCAGCTCATCGAGACGCTCCGCTTCGGAGGGGACGCCTGCGTCGCCCAGCTCCGGCTGCCGGACCGACAGGTCATCGGCATGGAGGTCTATCGGCTCCACCCGCTCATCCTCGATGCGTGCTTCCAGACGGCCGCCGCGCTGTTCATGGAGGCCGCCCAGGCCTCGACCGAGCATCGGCAACGCGTGCCCATCGCCATCGAGAGGCTGCGCTGGTTCGAGCAGCCGGGGAGCCGCGTGTGGGTCCACGCGCGTCGAACGGGCGACGCCCCCGCGTCCTCGGAGGTGTTGAAGATCGACCTGCGCATCCTGGGGGAGACGGGGAATGTCGTCGCGGACATCGAGGGATTGTTGCTCAAGCGCGTGGACCTCCGTACGCCCATGGCCGCATCCCTGGAGTCCTCGCGCGAGCTGCTGTTCGAGCTGGCCTGGCGCGAACTGGAGCCCCGTCCTCCGAGCCCGTCGCGCGGGCCGGTCGCGGAGCGGTGGCTGCTGGTGGAAGCCGAAGAGGGCGCCGCGGCGGAGCTCGAGGCTTGCGTCCGGGGGAGACACGGCGAGGTCATGACGGTGACGACGGTGCCGGGCGCGGCGTTCGAGAGGACGGGCCCCGAGCGCGTCCGGCTCGATGCCGAGGACCCCGCGTCGTTCTCGCGCCTGCTCCAACTGTCGAGGGAAGAGGGCGCCACCCCGACCCGCGTCGTCTGGCTGTCGGGTCGGGAGGAGGGTGCGACGGAGGACCTGGCGCGGGCGTGCGAGCGCGCGACGACGGGGGTGCTCCACCTCGTCCAGGCCATGGCCCGGGAAGACTGGCGGGCACGGCCGTCGCTGTGGCTGTTGACCCGAGCCGCCGTGGCCGCGGTCCCCGGAGATGGCGTGGAGGGCCTCGCGTCCTCCACCGCGTGGGGTCTGGGCCGTGCCGTCGCCATCGAACACCCGGAGCTGGGCTGCCGCGTGCTGGACCTGGACGCGGGCGCGACGCTCGACACGATCTTCGATCGGCTGGTCCAGGCCTCGTCCGAGAACGTCCTCGCGGTGAGGAGTGGCAGCCTGTTCGGAGCCCGCCTCGTGCGCGCGACGGGCGCGCCGGCCCGCGCGACGCCGCCTCGCATCCACGCCGACGCCACCTATCTCGTCACGGGGGGGCTCGGGGCCTTGGGGCTGGCCACCGCGTCCTGGCTGGTGGACCTCGGCGCGCGGCACCTCGTGCTCGTCGGGCGCTCCGAGCCGACGCCGGCGGTGCGGGCCCGGCTGGAGTCCCTGCGCGAGCGAGGCTGCGATATCCACCTCGCCCGCGTCGACGTGGCACGGCCGGAGCAGGTCGAGGGCCTCGTCGAGGACATCGGCGAAAGAGGCCCCCCGTTGCGTGGCGTCTTCCACGTCGCCGGCGTGCTGGAGGATGGCGTCCTCGTGAACCAGGACCGCGAGCGCCTCGCGCGTGTCCTGGCGCCCAAGGTGCGAGGGGCGTGGAACCTGCACCGCGCGACCGTGGGAATCCCGCTGGACCTCTTCGTGATGTATTCGTCGGCGGCATCGCTCGTCGGCGTCGCGGGGCAGGCCAACTACGTGGCCGCCAACAGCTTCCTCGATTCGCTGGCGCACCACCGCCACGCACGCGGGCTGCACGCGCTCAGCGTCGACTGGGGGCGTTGGTCCGGTGAAGGCATGGCGGAGAAGGCTCGCGCGAGCGGTCCATCGGGCACCGCCGCCAGCCTTCCGCCGGGAAAGGCGCTCCAGGTGTTGGAGGCGCTGCTGGCGCGCGACCTCGCCCAGGTGGGAGTGGTGCCCTTCGATGCCGACCCTGGCGCCGCCGTCTCGCCGGGTCACGGCCCGCTCTTCTCGGAGCTGGCGGCGCGGGGGCCGACCTCGCCCGGTGGTGCCGAGCGGATGCAGGCGTTGCTCGGCGAGTTCTCACGCTCCGACCACGCCCGTCGCCGGGCCTTGCTGTCCCACTACGTCGAGGGCCGGCTGGGGACGTTGTTGGGGTTCACGCCAGGCCACGAGGTGCTGCGCTCGCGGGTCTCGCTGAACGAGCTGGGGTTGGACTCGCTGCGCGCGGTCGAGCTGAAGAACCGCATGGGACGCGAGCTGGGGGTCGACCTGCCCATGTCCCGGTTCATCGATGGCACTGGCATCGATGGAATCGTGGAGGCGCTGCACGCCCAGCTCGAGCTCAGCGAGCTGCTCACGCGCGCGCCGGCTCCCACGTCCGAGATGGAGATCGAGGAGCTGACGCTATGA